A portion of the Sabethes cyaneus chromosome 3, idSabCyanKW18_F2, whole genome shotgun sequence genome contains these proteins:
- the LOC128740890 gene encoding zinc finger protein 69 homolog, whose protein sequence is MNLGVCCVPICPYSKDKHKPPEEIRFYPFPEDETVREQWCSALGITDYRRFRWKGRSVCTEHFSPSDVNSLDGRLVAGAIPSITEADEAETPLMGETSDITHLKERFCRLCFRKHSTLFPLASQIHSMDLSEIIRLVSGIRIKPNVNLPSRICTDCMTKVDYAFNVRREFQINAEKLHSLVKANKLLKYYEDYTDQAEEPTESYADNIMRNSKSSLIDRQLIEINKKDVEKIDIIIPEMNSSESNGDQNLSEPDITDNPEVLEYEELWDEQPLDDENLVHNVEFQKQNNIIASISDKVAKEHTEQQSKNSKTYVFSWTELIKPKKNKKKEQTETETMPEMIPNNCYICNLAFVSEQVLEEHLTSHSTVVPYRCDQCSTDNNPIILKGTISLNRHLQSHLYPFLCPQCPLRFPSKTGRYSHIRWNHRTYQKDGFTCDTCGKKYDRKQTFLAHVLKHRTQKEQRFKCSRCDKVFTTKISLERHLRTHTGERPFKCPYCSKRFNHQYNFRQHKLLHLDSGKSFRCEHCPKTFVRSFSLKQHLREHFPGEVASTSEQTHCETVPDNHITVGTNSAESFICRFCTDQFPNYASKVEHEHSTHSTQEIILEAIEPVSREEMERLVGAGYELSSQKVEELIHFDLQ, encoded by the exons ATGAACTTGGGCGTGTGCTGTGTTCCGATTTGTCCGTACAGCAAGGACAAACATAAACCACCGGAGGAGATTCGTTTTTATCCATTTCCTGAAGATGAAACCGTACGTGAGCAGTGGTGCTCAGCATTAGGAATTACTGATTATCGCCGATTCCGATGGAAAGGCCGATCGGTATGTACCGAACATTTTTCGCCATCTGATGTGAACTCCCTGGATGGCAGACTGGTTGCTGGAG CTATTCCGTCCATCACCGAAGCAGATGAGGCAGAGACACCACTGATGGGGGAAACATCAGATATTACCCATTTAAAAGAACGATTTTGTCGGCTCTGTTTCCGTAAGCACTCAACTTTATTCCCGCTAGCTTCCCAGATTCATAGTATGGATTTGTCGGAAATTATTCGATTAGTCAGCGGTATCCGAATTAAACCGAACGTGAATCTGCCCAGTAGAATCTGTACCGACTGTATGACAAAGGTCGACTATGCTTTCAATGTTCGACGGGAATTTCAGATAAATGCAGAAAAATTGCATTCTCTTGTTAAGGCCAATAAACTACTCAAATATTACGAGGATTACACGGATCAGGCAGAAGAACCAACCGAAAGCTATGCCGATAATATTATGCGCAACTCAAAAAGCTCACTAATTGATCGACAGTTAATTGAGATCAACAAGAAGGATGTTGAAAAAATTGATATTATTATTCCTGAAATGAATAGCTCAGAATCCAATGGTGATCAAAATTTATCTGAACCAGATATCACAGATAATCCAGAAGTGCTAGAGTATGAAGAACTATGGGATGAACAGCCTTTAGATGATGAAAATTTAGTACATAACGTAGAGtttcaaaaacagaacaatatAATTGCTTCTATTTCTGATAAGGTTGCCAAAGAACATACTGAACAACAAAGTAAGAACAGCAAAACTTATGTATTCTCTTGGACTGAACTGATAaagccaaagaaaaataaaaagaaagagCAGACTGAAACCGAAACGATGCCAGAGATGATTCCTAACAATTGTTACATTTGTAATCTTGCATTCGTATCGGAACAAGTGCTAGAGGAGCATCTGACATCCCACTCAACGGTGGTTCCGTACAGATGTGATCAATGCAGTACGGACAATAATCCCATCATTCTTAAAGGAACAATTTCGCTGAATCGGCATTTGCAGTCTCATCTTTACCCCTTTCTATGTCCGCAATGTCCATTGAGATTTCCATCAAAAACAGGCAGATATTCGCATATTAGATGGAACCATCGGACTTACCAGAAGGATGGCTTCACATGCGATACATGCGGGAAGAAATATGATCGAAAACAAACCTTCCTGGCACACGTTTTAAAACATCGAACGCAAAAGGAACAACGCTTCAAATGCAGCCGCTGTGACAAAGTTTTCACGACTAAAATTTCGCTTGAACGGCATCTTCGAACGCATACCGGCGAGCGACCGTTTAAATGTCCATACTGCAGCAAAAGGTTCAACCATCAGTATAACTTCCGACAGCATAAACTGCTTCACCTAGATTCGGGTAAATCCTTCCGTTGTGAACACTGCCCGAAAACATTTGTCAGATCTTTTTCACTAAAACAGCATCTTCGCGAACACTTTCCGGGAGAGGTCGCATCCACTAGTGAACAAACCCATTGCGAAACGGTTCCCGATAACCATATCACGGTAGGGACAAATTCTGCGGAATCTTTCATTTGTCGATTTTGCACAGATCAATTTCCGAATTATGCCTCGAAGGTTGAGCACGAGCATAGCACACATTCCACTCAGGAAATTATTCTGGAAGCAATTGAACCGGTTTCACGAGAAGAAATGGAACGGCTGGTTGGCGCCGGCTACGAACTTTCAAGTCAAAAAGTAGAAGAACTCATACATTTtgatttacaataa
- the LOC128743529 gene encoding uncharacterized protein LOC128743529, producing MHKTKRKAQPPPEPDDSGSDYDVERSFVPAVSKKTVEEEFPLPKQVRKSTAKRGRDISDEESSGSSDESGDDGDPNLPTLTKSQLAEILQTIKSNKRLVLNVSNVNFSTSKEEIEEHFRKAGRVKSVRVPKRRASGFAFVEMLDPEGFQKAFLLDGSFLDGRQIRVRLSESGKKKSHQKILLLEKKNAEIRKLRKKNRAKPEATEITLVPKVEPKVVERDPILDKKKTKPPTKKQMKAHNKRVSMKAKFRNLAQKGIKV from the exons ATGCACAAAACCAAACGCAAAGCCCAACCTCCGCCGGAGCCGGATGATAGTGGTTCCGATTACGATGTGGAACGCTCCTTTGTACCAGCGGTATCGAAGAAGACAGTGGAGGAGGAGTTTCCGCTGCCAAAACAGGTACGCAAAAGTACTGCCAAACGTGGCCGCGATATCTCTGACGAGGAGAGCAGCGGCAGCAGTGACGAAAGTGGGGACGATGGTGACCCAAATTTGCCGACATTGACCAAATCGCAACTGGCGGAGATACTGCAAACCATTAAAAGCAACAAGCGGCTGGTGTTGAATGTTTCCAATGTGAACTTCTCAACCTCGAAGGAAGAAATTGAAGAACACTTTCGGAAGGCTGGCAGAGTCAAGAGCGTACGCGTTCCAAAACGCCGAGCATCCGGGTTTGCTTTCGTCGAAATGTTGGATCCTGAGGGATTTCAG AAAGCCTTCTTGCTGGATGGTAGCTTTCTGGATGGACGACAGATACGAGTTCGTCTCTCGGAGAGCGGTAAAAAGAAATCACATCAAAAAATTTTATTGCTGGAGAAGAAAAACGCAGAAATTCGGAAACTGAGGAAAAAGAATCGAGCGAAACCGGAAGCTACTGAGATAACACTAGTACCTAAGGTTGAACCCAAAGTGGTGGAGCGAGATCCGATTCTGGACAAGAAGAAAACTAAACCACCTACGAAGAAGCAAATGAAGGCCCACAACAAGCGGGTTTCTATGAAGGCTAAGTTTAGGAATTTAGCCCAAAAAGGAATAAAGGTATGA